The DNA region CAGCGAGAACGCCATCGCGAAGTAGATGTAGCCCTTGTCGATGTGCTGGCCGAACGCCTCGCCCACCAGCATCACGCCGATCAGGATGAGGAACGCCAGCGCCAGCATCTTCATCGTCGGGTGCTGCTGCACGAAGCTGCTGATCGGACCGGCGAAGACGAGCATCACGGCGGCGGCCAGGACGACGGCCACCATCATGATCGGCACGTGCGGCGTCATGCCGACGGCGGTGATCACCGAGTCGAGCGAGAACACGATGTCGATCAGCATGATCTGCGCGACCACGCCGGTCATCGTCGCCCCGGCGCGGCCGCCGCCGGGGGCGTGCTCGTTCTCGTCCTCGCCCTCGAGCTTGTCGTGGATCTCGTAGGTCGCCTTGCCGATGAGGAAGAGGCCACCGAGCAGCAGGATCAGCTGCTTGCCGGAGATGCCCTGGCCCATCAGGGCGAACAGCGGACGCGTGAGCCCCATCACCCAGGAGATGCCGAGCAGCAGCGCGAGACGCGAGAACACCGCCATCGAGATGCCGAGCCGCCGGGCACGTGGCTGCTGGTCCTTCGGCAACCGGCTCGACAGGATCGCGATGAAGATCACGTTGTCGATGCCGAGCACGATCTCGAGCGAGGCCAGCGTGGCCAGCGAGATCAGGCTTGCGACGCTCCAGAGGGGAGCCGCCGGGTCGGTGGCAGCGGCCGGGGCCGTCTCGGCCAGCGCGAGCAGGCCGGGCCACAGGCCGATCAACGTCTCGATCACGACACGTCCTTTCAGAGGGCGCAGGGTCGGGGCGCCGAAGGTTCGATTGTACAGAACAGGCGGCGGCCTCTCGCCCGCCCGGCCGGTGAGGCCGCCGGTCGGCGGCCTTGCCTACGCGCTGGCGCGCTTGCGGGGCTTCCTGGTCGCGTCGGCGCCCTTGCTGGCGGCGAGCGTGGCCTTGGCAGGAGTCTTCTTGCCGG from Luteitalea sp. TBR-22 includes:
- a CDS encoding TerC family protein — encoded protein: MISLATLASLEIVLGIDNVIFIAILSSRLPKDQQPRARRLGISMAVFSRLALLLGISWVMGLTRPLFALMGQGISGKQLILLLGGLFLIGKATYEIHDKLEGEDENEHAPGGGRAGATMTGVVAQIMLIDIVFSLDSVITAVGMTPHVPIMMVAVVLAAAVMLVFAGPISSFVQQHPTMKMLALAFLILIGVMLVGEAFGQHIDKGYIYFAMAFSLLVELLNMRLRKKRAPVALHHSSMPTQS